One genomic segment of Impatiens glandulifera chromosome 6, dImpGla2.1, whole genome shotgun sequence includes these proteins:
- the LOC124943109 gene encoding uncharacterized protein LOC124943109 — protein MSVADIISYILHKADYVIETLQSVFNYLLSAKNIGIGPLTLPPDLLGTIQFTQNNINAVADNLHKVTGASSEDISNLLTPLRIPLIHVTAFMLALVIFGFFLSLGGMQCLVYFLLVVGWIAVTFVFVASGLFLLVHNAVEDTCVAMDDWLLNPNAHSALESIIPKADNQTARTILMDTKQITFALVNETNTVTNVFNADMQPSAGPLFFNQTGPHVPVLCMPLNANLTEVPCLTGEVNFTNASEVWKGYVCEVSTTGICITPGRITPEAYTELISSLNVSYALYEYGSFLVDLVDSTYVKETFMDISNNFCPSLRHSTKMMCVGFIMVAAASMLSLISWMSYGRERRCRKYAMKRMNQFPPPPPLPPQ, from the exons ATGAGTGTAGCGGATATCATATCGTATATCCTGCACAAAGCGGATTATGTAATTGAAACACTACAGAGTGTCTTTAATTATCTTTTATCGGCTAAGAATATTGGAATTGGGCCATTAACTCTACCCCCAGATCTTCTAGGAACTATTCAATTTACGCAAAATAATATCAATGCTGTTGCAGACAACTTACACAAAGTTACCGGGGCGAGTTCAGAAGACATCTCCAATTTGCTTACTCCGTT GAGGATTCCTCTCATACATGTCACAGCCTTCATGCTTGCTTTGGTGATTTTTGGATTTT TTCTATCACTTGGTGGGATGCAATGCTTGGTATACTT CTTACTGGTGGTTGGGTGGATTGCTGTGACATTTGTGTTTGTAGCGAGCGGTTTGTTCCTCCTCGTTCATAA TGCAGTTGAGGACACTTGTGTGGCAATGGACGATTGGCTTCTGAATCCGAATGCACATTCGGCTCTAGAAAGCATTATTCCAAAAGCAGATAATCAAACAGCCAGAACAATACTAATGGATACTAAACAAATCACTTTTGCACTTGTCAATGAAACAAATACAGTCACCAATGTCTTTAACGCAGACATGCAGCCGTCTGCCGGACCGTTGTTCTTCAACCAAACAGGCCCTCATGTGCCTGTGCTTTGCATGCCACTCAATGCCAACCTCACCGAAGTCCCATGCTTAACCGGTGAAGTTAATTTCACTAATGCCTCCGAG GTGTGGAAGGGTTATGTTTGCGAGGTTTCTACTACGGGGATTTGTATAACTCCTGGGCGGATTACTCCTGAAGCGTACACAGAGCTAATTTCGTCGCTAAACGTGAGCTACGCACTTTACGAGTATGGATCATTCCTTGTGGATCTTGTGGACTCCACATATGTGAAGGAAACATTTATGGACATATCAAACAACTTTTGTCCTAGTCTAAGGCATTCAACAAAAATGATGTGTGTCGGGTTTATAATGGTGGCTGCAGCCTCAATGCTTTCTTTAATATCGTGGATGTCTTATGGTCGAGAAAGAAGGTGTCGAAAATATGCGATGAAACGAATGAATCAATTTCCTccgcctcctcctcttcctccccAATGA
- the LOC124941159 gene encoding putative disease resistance protein RGA3 gives MADAALIRGLLSNLAPLIQDEFSLFWSFKKKVQKLSSTLTSIMAVLEDAERKNVQEKDKQTEDWLRKLKDVAYEVRDIMDECTFEDLRLQVKRRNASSSTLIQVTNSITHPFSSTWTRLKVGHKIKDVQEKLDQISLERQTLHLRESIHDSKRDKLTSRWRENMSLSSCNQVYGRDKEKKQIIDILVNNTSSACVDKKPYVLPIVGIGGLGKTTLAQMVFNDEEITKHFETKIWVCVSDDFDIKLVIKAIIGATNETSLEILQKMIQDRLKGKRYLIVLDDVWNENVDAWDQLRSILDCGSNGAFILTTTRKKNVAKIMETIQHFQISSLSNEDCWLLFQERAFMCGTQKTTNFVDIGKEIAKKCKGVPLIAKTLGSQLSFNDDEKEWCRIRDSEIWEISQNEEELDILRILRLSYYDLPYDLRSCFVFCAIFPKDTIIEKERLIQLWMAHSLILTVKNKEVEDVGNKIWKQLCWRSFFQDEKSDLYGIYETCKMHDLMHDLAQSVMKEECYTLDANNLIDGLKREIRHLMVMGDKFVKISVDSLKKIGGLQSLMLQDRDVGGKQIFLSVLKELPILRVLELSYNGWQQRPFEKYDLGCLKHLRYLDISGNNEIATLPDSICDLLNLQTLKLNQCSKLESLPRNTKDLISLRHLYLNGCYRLKYMPRGMGQLKHLRTLSLFVISNKKRDGQLDELRDLDIGGSLTIKNLRRVSDASMERGISMAKKTSINELELDWTSVDEVDESKSTRDEKIGEALEVSTARLKILRMRDYKGENFPKCVGKSYPSLTRLELSSSVDNEMIVLFPLLEELQIERMMNLRELVSPSCWSTGAFPNLFKLYISDCPKLGALPPHLKSLKRVKVEAECSDELLYSIWNLNDTLTHLELKRLNNDVEHGIFTVNNNMNGNEVVIFPLLEYLKIVSMKNLRELVSPTIPSAGAFPNLCKIEIWYCPKLGALPPHLKSLKDVYINGECSDELLYSISNLSALTCLSLGFMNERSVLFGAGYKALMFDDEIPSTSSSSNNNSEAQLRGGGGRSTFQSLQYLDIWNCKNLRRLFDEGMISKISGCQNKHFINSLTELSIWYCPELMISVEEFVGNLNINNNSLQRLWIMGCPKLVSSEEADDVIALLRSLRTRLDPKMFHADILLEEE, from the coding sequence ATGGCTGATGCAGCTCTAATCCGTGGATTGCTTTCAAACTTGGCACCTCTGATTCAGGATGAATTCTCGTTGTTTTGGAGTTTTAAGAAGAAGGTTCAAAAGCTATCCAGCACGCTAACTTCAATTATGGCAGTACTTGAGGATGCAGAGAGAAAGAATGTGCAGGAGAAGGACAAACAAACAGAAGATTGGTTGCGGAAGCTGAAAGATGTGGCGTACGAGGTTCGAGACATCATGGATGAGTGCACCTTTGAAGATCTTCGTCTTCAAGTCAAAAGGCGTAATGCCTCCTCTTCAACCCTGATCCAGGTAACCAACTCAATAACCCATCCTTTTAGCAGTACTTGGACACGTCTAAAAGTTGGTCACAAAATTAAGGATGTTCAAGAGAAGCTtgaccaaatttctttagagCGTCAAACGTTACATTTGCGTGAATCTATTCATGACTCAAAAAGAGACAAGCTTACTAGTAGATGGCGTGAAAACATGTCTCTTTCTAGTTGTAATCAAGTATATGGGAGAGATAAGGAGAAGAAACAGATTATTGATATTCTAGTCAATAATACATCTAGTGCTTGTGTTGATAAAAAACCATATGTTCTACCCATTGTTGGAATAGGGGGTCTTGGTAAAACAACCCTTGCCCAAATGGTCTTCAACGACGAGGAGATTACTAAGCATTTTGAAACCAAAATCTGGGTTTGTGTTTCAGATGATTTTGATATTAAATTGGTGATCAAAGCTATCATAGGAGCAACAAATGAAACTTCCTTAGAGATATTGCAGAAAATGATTCAAGATAGATTGAAAGGGAAAAGATATTTGATTGTATTGGATGATGTTTGGAATGAAAATGTTGATGCATGGGATCAGTTGAGATCTATCTTGGATTGTGGATCAAATGGTGCATTTATCCTTACCACGACACGGAAAAAAAATGTGGCAAAAATTATGGAAACGATTCAACATTTTCAGATATCATCGCTCTCTAACGAGGATTGTTGGCTACTCTTTCAAGAGCGTGCATTTATGTGTGGAACACAAAAAACTACAAACTTTGTTGATATTGGAAAAGAAATAGCTAAAAAATGTAAGGGTGTTCCCTTAATTGCCAAAACATTGGGAAGTCAATTAAGCTTCAACGATGACGAAAAGGAATGGTGCAGAATAAGAGATAGTGAGATATGGGAGATATCTcaaaatgaagaagaattaGATATTTTGCGTATTCTAAGGTTGAGTTACTATGACCTCCCTTATGATTTGAGAAGTTGCTTTGTGTTTTGTGCTATATTTCCCAAGGATACTATAATTGAAAAGGAGAGATTAATCCAATTGTGGATGGCCCATAGTTTAATTCTTACAGTTAAGAACAAAGAAGTGGAAGATGTTGGGAATAAAATTTGGAAGCAATTGTGTTGGAGATCCTTTTTTCAAGATGAGAAATCAGATCTGTATGGAATTTATGAAACATGTAAGATGCACGATCTTATGCACGATCTTGCTCAATCTGTTATGAAAGAGGAATGTTATACGTTAGATGCTAATAACTTAATTGATGGTTTAAAACGAGAAATTCGTCATCTAATGGTAATGGGTgataaatttgtcaaaatatcaGTTGATTCTCTTAAGAAAATTGGAGGGTTGCAATCACTAATGCTCCAGGACAGAGATGTTGGTGGAAAGCAGATTTTTTTGAGTGTATTGAAGGAACTTCCGATTTTACGTGTCCTTGAACTAAGCTATAATGGGTGGCAGCAAAGACCATTCGAAAAGTATGACCTGGGATGTCTAAAACATCTTAGATACTTAGACATTTCCGGTAATAATGAGATAGCAACATTACCTGATAGTATTTGTGATCTCTTGAACTTACAGACTCTGAAACTCAATCAGTGTTCTAAGCTTGAAAGTTTGCCCAGAAATACAAAAGACCTTATTAGTTTGCGGCATCTTTATTTGAATGGTTGTTATAGATTAAAATATATGCCTAGAGGGATGGGGCAATTGAAACATCTGAGGACGTTAAGCTTGTTTGTGATAAGCAATAAAAAGAGAGACGGCCAACTAGATGAATTAAGAGATTTGGATATTGGCGGATCATTGACAATTAAGAACCTTAGAAGAGTTAGTGATGCATCTATGGAAAGAGGGATAAGTATGGCTAAAAAGACGAGTATCAATGAATTGGAGTTGGATTGGACATCTGTTGATGAAGTTGATGAGAGCAAGAGTACTAGAGAtgagaaaattggtgaagctctAGAGGTTTCAACTGCAAGGCTGAAGATATTGAGAATGAGGGATTACAAAGGTGAAAATTTCCCTAAATGTGTGGGAAAATCATATCCTTCTTTAACACGCCTTGAGCTTAGTAGCAGCGTTGACAATGAAATGATAGTACTATTCCCTTTGTTAGAGGAACTGCAGATTGAAAGAATGATGAATTTGAGGGAATTGGTGTCACCTAGCTGTTGGAGTACTGGAGCATTCCCTAATCTATTCAAGTTGTATATATCTGATTGCCCAAAGCTAGGGGCCTTGCCACCTCATCTCAAATCACTCAAACGTGTAAAGGTTGAGGCTGAATGTTCGGATGAATTGTTATATAGCATCTGGAATCTTAATGATACTCTCACTCATCTAGAACTTAAGAGATTGAATAATGATGTGGAGCATGGTATATTCACAGTCAACAACAACATGAATGGAAATGAAGTAGTAATATTCCCTTTGTTAGAGTATTTGAAGATTGTGAGCATGAAGAATTTGAGGGAATTGGTGTCTCCTACTATTCCTAGTGCCGGAGCATTCCCTAATCTATGCAAGATTGAGATATGGTATTGCCCAAAGCTAGGGGCCTTGCCACCGCATCTCAAATCACTCAAAGATGTATATATTAATGGTGAATGTTCGGATGAGTTGTTATATAGCATCTCAAATCTCAGTGCTCTCACTTGTCTCTCTCTTGGTTTTATGAATGAAAGAAGTGTTTTATTTGGAGCTGGTTATAAGGCATTAATGTTTGATGATGAGATaccatcaacatcatcatcgtcAAATAATAATAGTGAAGCACAATTacgaggaggaggaggacgcTCAACTTTCCAATCTCTTCAATATCTGGATATCTGGAACTGCAAGAACTTAAGGCGTTTGTTTGATGAGGGAATGATATCGAAGATTAGTGGCTGCCAGAACAAACACTTCATCAACTCTCTCACGGAATTGAGTATCTGGTATTGCCCGGAGTTGATGATATCAGTTGAGGAATTTGTTGGAAAcctcaatattaataataattcactaCAGAGATTGTGGATTATGGGTTGTCCTAAGTTGGTGTCTTCAGAAGAAGCGGACGATGTTATCGCACTCCTGCGTTCCCTTCGAACCAGACTTGATCCTAAGATGTTCCATGCAGATATTCTATTGGAAGAGGAATAG
- the LOC124942707 gene encoding uncharacterized protein LOC124942707, with amino-acid sequence MQCLVYFLLVVGWIAVTFVFVASGLFLLVHNAVEDTCVAMDDWLLNPNAHSALESIIPKADNQTARTILMVTKQITFALVNETNTAEPMSLTQTCSRLPDRCSSTKQALMCLCFACHSMPTSPKSHA; translated from the exons ATGCAATGCTTGGTATACTT CTTACTGGTGGTTGGGTGGATTGCTGTGACATTTGTGTTTGTAGCGAGCGGTTTGTTTCTCCTCGTTCATAA TGCAGTTGAGGACACTTGTGTGGCAATGGACGATTGGCTTCTGAATCCGAATGCACATTCGGCTCTAGAAAGCATTATTCCAAAAGCAGATAACCAAACAGCCAGAACAATACTAATGGTTACTAAACAAATCACTTTTGCACTTGTCAATGAAACAAATACAGCCGAACCAATGTCTTTAACGCAGACATGCAGCCGTCTGCCGGACCGTTGTTCTTCAACCAAACAGGCCCTCATGTGCCTGTGCTTTGCATGCCACTCAATGCCAACCTCACCGAAGTCCCATGCTTAA
- the LOC124942706 gene encoding putative disease resistance protein RGA3, whose amino-acid sequence MCGTQKTTNFVDIGKEIVKKCKGVPLIAKTLGSQLSFNDDEKEWCRIRDSEIWEISQSEEEIDILRILRLSYYDLPYDLRRCFVFCAIFPKDTIIEKERLIQLWMAHGLILTVKNKEVEDVGNKIWKQLCWRSFFQDEKSNRYGIYETCKMHDLMHDLAQSVMKDECYKLDANNSSDGLKREIRHLMVMGDKFVKISVDSLKKIGGLQSLMLQDRYDGGKQIPSSVLKELSILRVLELSYYGWQKGPFEKYEELCYLGCLKHLRYLDISGNNEIATLPDNICDLLNLRTLKLNECSKLESLPKNMKDLINLRHLYLNCCDGLKYMPRGMGQLKHLKRLSLFVIGKKERDSQLDELNKLDICGSLKITKLGRVSDASMERGISMAKMSSINELELEWRSDDEVDESKSTRDRDEKIGEALEVSTARLKILRMRYYKGENFPKCVGKSYPSLTRLELSSSVDNEMIVLFPLLEELHIERMMNLRELVSPSCWSTGAFPNLSKLEIQYCPKLGALPPHLKSLKDVTVIGECSDELLYSIWNLNGTLTHLKLKLSGLNNDVEHGIFSVNNNMNGIEVVLFPLLEYLNISEMMNLRELVSPTIPSAGAFPNLSTLEISYCPKLGALPPHLKSLKNVTVSGECSDELLYSISNLSALTHLDLWSITERSVLFGAGYKALMFDDEIPSTSSSSNNNSEAQLGGRGGRVRSTFQSLQSLRIFYCKKLRRLFDEGMISKISGCQNKHFINSLTELRIQYCPELMISVEEFVGNLNINNNSLQYLYIWGCPKLVSSEEADDVIALLRSLRTRLGREKFFVDIRLKEE is encoded by the coding sequence ATGTGTGGAACACAAAAAACTACAAACTTTGTTGATATTGGAAAAGAAATAGTTAAAAAATGTAAGGGTGTTCCCTTAATTGCCAAAACATTGGGAAGTCAATTAAGCTTCAACGATGACGAAAAGGAATGGTGCAGAATAAGAGATAGTGAGATATGGGAGATATCTCAAAGTGAAgaagaaattgatattttgcGTATTCTAAGGTTGAGTTACTATGACCTTCCTTATGATTTGAGAAGATGCTTTGTGTTTTGTGCTATATTTCCCAAGGATACTATAATTGAAAAGGAAAGATTAATCCAATTGTGGATGGCCCATGGTTTAATTCTTACAGTTAAGAACAAAGAAGTGGAAGATGTTGGGAATAAAATTTGGAAGCAATTGTGTTGGAGATCCTTTTTTCAAGACGAGAAATCAAATCGGTATGGAATTTATGAAACATGTAAGATGCACGATCTTATGCACGATCTTGCCCAATCTGTTATGAAAGATGAATGTTATAAGTTGGATGCTAATAACTCAAGTGATGGTTTAAAACGAGAAATCCGTCATCTAATGGTAATGGGTgataaatttgtcaaaatatcaGTTGATTCTCTTAAGAAAATTGGAGGGTTGCAATCACTAATGCTCCAGGACAGATATGATGGTGGAAAGCAGATTCCTTCAAGTGTATTGAAGGAACTTTCGATTTTACGTGTCCTTGAACTAAGCTATTATGGGTGGCAGAAAGGACCATTCGAAAAGTATGAAGAATTGTGTTACCTGGGATGTCTAAAACATCTTAGATACTTAGACATTTCCGGTAATAATGAGATAGCAACATTACCTGATAATATTTGTGATCTCTTGAACTTACGGACTCTGAAACTCAATGAGTGTTCTAAGCTTGAAAGTTTGCCCAAAAATATGAAAGACCTTATTAATCTGCGACatctttatttgaattgttGTGATGGATTAAAATATATGCCTAGAGGGATGGGGCAATTGAAACATCTGAAGAGGCTAAGCTTGTTTGTGATAGGTAAAAAGGAGAGAGATTCCCAACTAGATGAATTAAACAAATTGGATATCTGCGGATCTTTGAAAATTACAAAGCTTGGAAGAGTTAGTGATGCATCTATGGAAAGAGGGATAAGTATGGCTAAAATGTCGAGTATCAATGAATTGGAGTTGGAATGGAGATCTGATGATGAAGTTGATGAGAGCAAGAGTACTAGAGATAGAGAtgagaaaattggtgaagctctAGAGGTTTCAACTGCAAGGCTGAAGATATTGAGAATGAGGTATTACAAAGGTGAAAATTTCCCTAAATGTGTGGGAAAATCATATCCTTCTTTAACACGCCTTGAGCTTAGTAGCAGCGTTGATAATGAAATGATAGTACTATTCCCTTTGTTAGAGGAACTGCATATTGAAAGAATGATGAATTTGAGGGAATTGGTGTCACCTAGCTGTTGGAGTACTGGAGCATTCCCCAATTTATCCAAGCTGGAGATACAGTATTGCCCAAAGCTAGGGGCCTTGCCACCTCATCTCAAATCACTCAAAGATGTAACTGTTATTGGTGAATGTTCGGATGAATTGTTATATAGCATCTGGAATCTTAATGGTACTCTCACTCATCTGAAACTGAAACTTAGTGGATTGAATAATGATGTGGAGCATGGAATATTCAGCGTCAACAACAACATGAATGGAATTGAAGTAGTGTTATTCCCTTTGTTAGAGTATTTGAACATTTCTGAAATGATGAATTTGAGGGAATTGGTGTCTCCTACTATTCCTAGTGCCGGAGCATTCCCTAATCTATCCACCCTGGAGATATCTTATTGCCCAAAGCTAGGGGCTTTGCCACCGCATCTCAAATCACTCAAAAATGTAACTGTTAGTGGTGAATGTTCGGATGAGTTGTTATATAGCATCTCAAATCTCAGTGCTCTCACTCATCTCGACCTATGGTCAATAACAGAAAGAAGTGTTTTATTTGGAGCTGGTTATAAGGCATTAATGTTTGATGATGAGATaccatcaacatcatcatcgtcAAATAATAATAGTGAAGCACAATtaggaggaagaggaggaagagtACGCTCAACTTTCCAATCTCTTCAATCTCTGCGTATTTTCTACTGCAAGAAGTTAAGGCGTTTGTTTGATGAGGGAATGATATCAAAGATTAGTGGCTGCCAGAACAAACACTTCATCAACTCTCTCACGGAATTGAGAATCCAGTATTGCCCGGAGTTGATGATATCAGTTGAGGAATTTGTTGGAAAcctcaatattaataataattcactaCAGTATTTGTATATCTGGGGCTGTCCTAAGTTGGTGTCTTCAGAAGAAGCGGACGATGTTATCGCACTCCTGCGTTCCCTTCGAACCAGACTTGGTCGTGAGAAGTTCTTTGTAGATATTCGATTGAAAGAGgaatag
- the LOC124943110 gene encoding putative disease resistance protein RGA4 has protein sequence MAVLEDAERKNVQEKDKQTEDWLRKLKDVAYEVRDIMDECTFEDLRLQVNRRNASSSTLIQVTNSITHPFSSTWTRLKVGHKIKDVQEKLDQISLERQTLHLRESIHASKRDKLTSRWRENMSLSSCNQVYGRDKEKKQIIDILVNNTSSACADKKPYVLPIVGIGGLGKTTLAQMVFNDEEITKYFETKIWVCVSDDFDIKLVIKAIIGATNETSLEILQKMIQDRLKGKRYLIVLDDVWNENVDAWDQLRSILDCGSNGAFILTTTRKKKCGKNYGNDSTFSDIIAL, from the coding sequence ATGGCAGTACTTGAGGATGCAGAGAGAAAGAATGTGCAGGAGAAGGACAAACAAACAGAAGATTGGTTGCGGAAGCTGAAAGATGTGGCGTACGAGGTTCGAGACATCATGGATGAGTGCACCTTTGAAGATCTTCGTCTTCAAGTCAACAGGCGTAATGCCTCCTCTTCAACCCTGATCCAGGTAACCAACTCAATAACCCATCCTTTTAGCAGTACTTGGACACGTCTAAAAGTTGGTCACAAAATTAAGGATGTTCAAGAGAAGCTtgaccaaatttctttagagCGTCAAACGTTACATTTGCGTGAATCTATTCATGCCTCAAAAAGAGACAAGCTTACTAGTAGATGGCGTGAAAACATGTCTCTTTCTAGTTGTAATCAAGTATATGGGAGAGATAAGGAGAAGAAACAGATTATTGATATTCTGGTCAATAATACATCTAGTGCTTGTGCTGATAAAAAACCATATGTTCTACCCATTGTTGGAATAGGGGGTCTTGGTAAAACAACACTTGCCCAAATGGTCTTCAACGACGAGGAGATTACTAAGTATTTTGAAACTAAAATCTGGGTTTGTGTTTCAGATGATTTTGATATTAAATTGGTGATCAAAGCTATCATAGGAGCAACAAATGAAACTTCCTTAGAGATATTGCAGAAAATGATTCAAGATAGATTGAAAGGGAAAAGATATTTGATTGTATTGGATGATGTTTGGAATGAAAATGTTGATGCATGGGATCAGTTGAGATCTATCTTGGATTGTGGATCAAATGGTGCATTTATCCTTACCACGACACGGAAAAAAAAATGTGGCAAAAATTATGGAAACGATTCAACATTTTCAGATATCATCGCTCTCTAA